In Amycolatopsis coloradensis, one genomic interval encodes:
- a CDS encoding ACT domain-containing protein has protein sequence MSFLIRVQLPDTPGTLGAVATALGTVGADILSVDVVERGGGVAVDDLVVEIPSGRLPDALITAAESVDGVEVDAVRPYAGVLDTHRELELVEEIAAKPAAGLEILAEGVPRIIRAGWAVVVEHAESGAIRLASSNAAPETPITDLPWLPLERATILDAEEAWVPETWKELGTELAATPLGKPGKALLVARPGGPNFRAAEVARLTHFAGIVAVVLDS, from the coding sequence GTGTCGTTCCTGATCCGGGTCCAATTACCGGACACCCCGGGGACCCTCGGCGCGGTCGCCACCGCGCTCGGCACCGTCGGCGCCGACATCCTGAGCGTGGACGTGGTCGAACGCGGCGGCGGTGTCGCCGTCGACGACCTCGTCGTCGAAATCCCGTCCGGCAGGCTGCCGGACGCGCTCATCACCGCCGCCGAAAGCGTCGACGGGGTCGAGGTCGACGCGGTCCGCCCGTACGCCGGGGTCCTGGACACCCATCGCGAGCTCGAACTGGTCGAGGAGATCGCCGCGAAGCCCGCCGCGGGGCTGGAGATCCTCGCCGAAGGGGTGCCGCGGATCATCCGGGCGGGCTGGGCCGTGGTCGTCGAGCACGCCGAGTCCGGCGCGATCCGGCTCGCGTCGTCCAACGCCGCGCCCGAGACGCCGATCACCGACCTGCCGTGGCTGCCGCTGGAACGCGCCACCATCCTCGACGCCGAGGAGGCCTGGGTGCCGGAGACGTGGAAGGAACTGGGGACCGAACTCGCGGCGACGCCGCTGGGGAAGCCCGGGAAGGCGCTGCTGGTCGCCCGGCCGGGCGGGCCGAACTTCCGGGCCGCCGAGGTGGCGCGGCTGACGCACTTCGCGGGCATCGTCGCCGTCGTGCTGGACAGCTGA
- a CDS encoding phospholipid scramblase-related protein: MTSSPQPAGWYPDRQNPRLYRWWDGQAWTANTRPSHDAEMIELDIEGAHDPDKIRAQAARGTQGRGSGVAGGGTLFSEPVLVVNQRAKLIEMANEFGVFDQHGNRLGGVVQVGQSTLKKAIRLLTNYDQFLTHRFEIRDANHSTVLKVTRPAKVFKSRFLVTKADDSPIGEIVQENVFGKTRLGFVVDGQKVGGIFAENWRAWNFAIKDHADVEIARITKTWGGFVKAAFTTADNYVVEIHRPLRDPLASMVVASALTIDTALKQDDKG, from the coding sequence ATGACGAGCTCCCCACAGCCCGCCGGCTGGTATCCCGACCGGCAGAACCCCCGGCTGTACCGGTGGTGGGACGGGCAGGCCTGGACCGCGAACACGCGGCCGTCGCACGACGCCGAGATGATCGAGCTGGACATCGAAGGCGCGCACGACCCGGACAAGATCCGCGCGCAGGCGGCGAGGGGCACCCAAGGCCGCGGCAGTGGTGTCGCCGGCGGCGGGACGCTGTTCTCCGAACCCGTGCTGGTGGTCAACCAGCGCGCGAAACTCATCGAGATGGCCAACGAGTTCGGGGTGTTCGACCAGCACGGCAACCGCCTCGGCGGCGTCGTCCAGGTCGGGCAGAGCACGTTGAAGAAGGCCATCCGGCTGCTCACGAACTACGACCAGTTCCTGACCCACCGCTTCGAGATCCGCGACGCGAACCACAGCACCGTGCTGAAGGTGACGAGGCCGGCGAAAGTGTTCAAATCCCGGTTCCTGGTGACGAAGGCCGATGACTCCCCGATCGGCGAGATCGTGCAGGAGAACGTCTTCGGCAAGACCCGGCTGGGTTTCGTGGTCGACGGGCAGAAGGTCGGCGGGATCTTCGCGGAGAACTGGCGGGCGTGGAACTTCGCGATCAAGGACCACGCGGACGTCGAGATCGCGCGGATCACCAAGACCTGGGGCGGTTTCGTGAAGGCCGCGTTCACCACCGCCGACAACTACGTCGTCGAGATCCACCGGCCGCTGCGGGATCCGCTGGCGTCGATGGTGGTGGCCTCGGCGCTGACCATCGACACCGCGCTGAAGCAGGACGACAAGGGCTGA
- the gatA gene encoding Asp-tRNA(Asn)/Glu-tRNA(Gln) amidotransferase subunit GatA — protein sequence MTELIKLTAAELAEKIQSREVSAVEVTQAHLDRIAEVDDHIHAFLHVDTEGALEAARAVDADVAEGKAPKSALAGVPLALKDVLTTKGIPTTVGSKTLENWLPPYDATVTRKLREAGVVVLGKTNMDEFAMGSSTENSAFGPTHNPWDHARIPGGSGGGSSASIAAFEAAIAIGTDTGGSIRQPGAVTGTVGVKPTYGGVSRYGLVAFSSSLDQAGPCARTVLDAALLHEVIAGYDPMDSTSIDAPVPPVVAAARQGLTGDLKGVRVGVVKEFAGDGYQPGVLRSFEAAVEQLRALGAEVVEVSCPNFTYALPAYYLIAPSECSSNLARFDAMRYGLRVSDDGEHSAEEVMSLTREKGFGPEVKRRIMLGTYALSSGYYDAYYGSAQKVRTLITRDFEAAYEKVDVLVSPTTPTTAFKIGERVDDPMAMYLADLCTIPSNLAGNAAMSVPSGLSHEDGLPVGLQIMAPAMADDRLYRVGAAYEVARDAANGGSLVHEVPELGGKK from the coding sequence GTGACCGAACTCATCAAGCTGACCGCCGCCGAGCTGGCGGAGAAGATCCAGTCCCGAGAGGTCTCGGCCGTCGAGGTCACCCAGGCCCACCTGGACCGGATCGCCGAGGTCGACGACCACATCCACGCCTTCCTGCACGTCGACACCGAGGGCGCGCTCGAAGCCGCCCGCGCGGTGGACGCCGACGTCGCCGAGGGCAAGGCGCCGAAGTCGGCGCTCGCCGGTGTCCCGCTGGCGCTCAAGGACGTGCTGACCACCAAGGGCATCCCGACCACGGTCGGTTCGAAGACCCTGGAGAACTGGCTCCCGCCGTACGACGCCACCGTGACGCGCAAGCTGCGCGAGGCCGGTGTCGTGGTGCTCGGCAAGACCAACATGGACGAGTTCGCGATGGGCTCCTCCACGGAGAACTCCGCGTTCGGCCCGACGCACAACCCGTGGGACCACGCCCGTATCCCCGGCGGGTCCGGCGGTGGCTCCTCGGCCTCCATCGCGGCGTTCGAGGCCGCGATCGCGATCGGCACCGACACCGGTGGCTCGATCCGCCAGCCCGGCGCGGTCACCGGCACCGTCGGCGTGAAGCCGACGTACGGCGGTGTCTCCCGCTACGGTCTCGTCGCCTTCTCGTCGTCGCTCGACCAGGCCGGTCCCTGCGCGCGGACGGTGCTCGACGCCGCTCTGCTGCACGAGGTCATCGCCGGGTACGACCCGATGGACTCGACCTCGATCGACGCGCCGGTCCCGCCGGTGGTCGCCGCGGCCCGCCAGGGCCTGACCGGTGACCTCAAGGGCGTCCGCGTCGGCGTAGTCAAGGAATTCGCCGGCGACGGCTACCAGCCGGGCGTGTTGCGGTCCTTCGAGGCCGCAGTCGAGCAGCTGCGCGCGCTCGGTGCCGAGGTCGTCGAGGTCTCGTGCCCGAACTTCACCTACGCGCTGCCCGCGTACTACCTGATCGCGCCGAGCGAGTGCTCGTCGAACCTCGCCCGGTTCGACGCCATGCGCTACGGCCTGCGCGTGTCCGACGACGGCGAGCACAGCGCCGAAGAGGTCATGTCGCTGACCCGTGAGAAGGGCTTCGGCCCCGAGGTCAAGCGCCGCATCATGCTCGGCACGTACGCGCTGTCCTCGGGCTACTACGACGCCTACTACGGCTCGGCGCAGAAGGTCCGCACGCTCATCACGCGGGACTTCGAAGCCGCCTACGAAAAGGTGGACGTGCTGGTCTCGCCGACCACGCCGACCACGGCGTTCAAGATCGGCGAACGCGTCGACGACCCGATGGCGATGTACCTGGCGGACCTCTGCACCATTCCGTCGAACCTCGCCGGCAACGCCGCGATGAGTGTCCCGAGTGGACTGTCGCACGAGGACGGCCTGCCGGTCGGCCTCCAGATCATGGCCCCCGCGATGGCCGACGACCGGCTGTACCGCGTCGGCGCCGCCTACGAGGTCGCACGCGACGCCGCCAACGGTGGCTCGCTGGTGCACGAGGTTCCGGAGCTGGGAGGAAAGAAGTGA
- the ligA gene encoding NAD-dependent DNA ligase LigA, with amino-acid sequence MSSELPENPEPVQDVTDVPADVRERHAELAEEIRGHQFRYYVLDSPIVSDGQFDELLNELQAIEDEHPGLVTPESPTQNVGGTFSTEFVAHDHLERMLSLDNVFDAGEFEAWVERVQKEIGATKYLAELKIDGLAINLLYENGRLTRALTRGDGRTGEDVTLNVRTLEQVPERLRRTDEFPVPALVEVRGEVFFRVEDFLALNAKMVEAGKDPYANPRNTAAGSLRQKDPKITKSRNLRLICHGLGKREGFEPKRQSEAYDALAAWGLPVSPHSKVLGSGKELLEHIEYWGEHRHDAEHEIDGVVIKVDEVALQRRLGTTSRAPRWAIAYKYPPEEAITTLLDIQVNVGRTGRVTPFAVMEPVKVAGSTVAMATLHNQEEVKRKGVLIGDKVVIRKAGDVIPEVLGPVADARTGEEREFVMPLRCPNCDTELAYQKEGDIDIRCPNSRSCPAQLRERLFHLGGRGAFDIEVLGYEAAVALLDAGVVHDEGDIFDLDEEKLLQVELFRTKAGELSANGRKLLDNLETVKDRPLWKVIVGLSIRHVGPTAAQALAREFGSLERIENASEQELSSVDGVGPTIARAAKEWFEVDWHREIVEKWRAAGVRMEEERDESIPRNLEGLSIVVTGSLNDYSRDEAKEYIMARGGKAAGSVSKKTAFVVVGDAPGTKYDKAVQLKVPVLDENGFRVLLESGPEAAAELALPTEEESGE; translated from the coding sequence GTGAGCAGCGAACTTCCTGAAAACCCCGAGCCCGTGCAGGATGTCACGGACGTCCCCGCCGACGTCCGTGAAAGGCATGCCGAACTGGCGGAGGAGATCCGCGGTCACCAGTTCCGGTACTACGTGCTGGATTCACCGATCGTGTCCGACGGCCAGTTCGACGAGCTGCTCAACGAACTCCAGGCCATCGAGGACGAGCATCCCGGTCTGGTGACGCCGGAGTCGCCGACGCAGAACGTCGGCGGCACGTTCTCCACCGAGTTCGTCGCGCACGACCACCTCGAGCGCATGCTCAGCCTGGACAACGTCTTCGACGCCGGTGAGTTCGAGGCCTGGGTCGAGCGGGTCCAGAAGGAGATCGGCGCGACGAAGTACCTCGCCGAGCTGAAGATCGACGGGCTCGCGATCAACCTGCTGTACGAGAACGGCCGCCTGACCCGCGCGCTGACCAGGGGCGACGGCCGCACCGGCGAGGACGTCACGCTCAACGTCCGCACGCTGGAGCAGGTGCCCGAGCGGCTGAGGAGGACGGACGAGTTCCCGGTGCCCGCGCTGGTCGAGGTCCGCGGTGAGGTGTTCTTCCGCGTCGAGGACTTCCTGGCGCTGAACGCGAAGATGGTCGAGGCGGGCAAGGATCCGTACGCGAACCCGCGCAACACCGCCGCCGGATCGTTGCGCCAGAAGGATCCCAAGATCACGAAGTCCCGCAACCTGCGGCTGATCTGCCACGGTCTCGGCAAACGTGAGGGCTTCGAACCGAAGCGCCAGTCCGAGGCGTACGACGCGCTCGCCGCGTGGGGCCTGCCGGTCTCGCCGCACAGCAAGGTGCTCGGTTCGGGCAAGGAACTGCTGGAGCACATCGAATACTGGGGCGAACACCGGCACGACGCCGAGCACGAGATCGACGGCGTCGTCATCAAGGTCGACGAGGTCGCGCTGCAGCGCCGTCTCGGCACGACCTCGCGGGCTCCGCGCTGGGCGATCGCCTACAAGTACCCGCCGGAAGAGGCGATCACCACCCTGCTGGACATCCAGGTCAACGTCGGCCGCACCGGGCGGGTCACCCCGTTCGCGGTGATGGAGCCGGTGAAGGTGGCCGGGTCCACGGTGGCGATGGCGACGCTGCACAACCAGGAAGAGGTCAAACGCAAGGGCGTGCTGATCGGGGACAAGGTCGTCATCCGCAAGGCGGGCGACGTCATCCCCGAGGTGCTCGGCCCGGTCGCCGACGCGCGCACCGGCGAGGAGCGCGAGTTCGTGATGCCGTTGCGCTGCCCCAACTGCGACACCGAACTGGCGTACCAGAAGGAGGGCGACATCGACATCCGTTGCCCGAATTCGCGGTCCTGCCCGGCGCAGTTGCGGGAGCGGCTGTTCCATCTGGGCGGCCGCGGCGCGTTCGACATCGAGGTGCTCGGCTACGAGGCCGCGGTCGCGCTGCTCGACGCCGGTGTGGTGCACGACGAGGGCGACATCTTCGATCTGGACGAGGAAAAGCTGCTCCAGGTGGAGCTGTTCCGCACCAAGGCGGGGGAGCTGTCGGCCAACGGGCGCAAGCTGCTGGACAACCTGGAGACGGTGAAGGACCGTCCACTGTGGAAGGTCATCGTCGGCCTGTCGATCCGGCACGTCGGCCCGACGGCGGCGCAGGCGCTCGCGCGGGAATTCGGTTCTCTGGAACGGATCGAGAACGCCTCGGAGCAGGAGCTCTCCAGTGTCGACGGCGTCGGCCCGACCATCGCGCGCGCGGCGAAGGAGTGGTTCGAGGTCGACTGGCACCGCGAGATCGTCGAGAAGTGGCGCGCGGCGGGCGTGCGGATGGAGGAGGAGCGCGACGAGTCCATCCCGCGCAACCTCGAAGGCCTGTCGATCGTCGTCACCGGTTCGCTGAACGACTACTCCCGAGACGAGGCCAAGGAATACATCATGGCCCGCGGTGGGAAGGCGGCCGGTTCGGTGTCGAAGAAGACGGCGTTCGTCGTCGTCGGTGACGCTCCGGGCACGAAGTACGACAAGGCCGTCCAGCTGAAGGTGCCGGTGCTCGACGAGAACGGCTTCCGCGTGCTGCTGGAGAGCGGCCCCGAGGCCGCGGCCGAACTGGCTCTGCCGACCGAGGAGGAAAGCGGTGAGTGA
- a CDS encoding GNAT family N-acetyltransferase produces MSDLEIRPARPAELTAIGELTLAAYSAERTLVDGVGYATELLDAARRAELAELLVAVDADGTLVGTVTIARPGTPFAELSREGELEFRMLGVLPSATGRGIGEALTRAVIARARELGAARVVLCSLETMTRAHRLYERLGFVRLPERDWEPHPGVTLIAYRLELT; encoded by the coding sequence GTGAGTGATCTGGAGATCCGGCCCGCCCGCCCCGCGGAGCTGACGGCGATCGGGGAGCTCACGCTGGCCGCGTACTCCGCGGAGCGGACCCTCGTTGACGGCGTGGGCTACGCCACCGAACTGCTCGACGCGGCCCGGCGGGCGGAGCTGGCCGAACTGCTGGTCGCGGTGGACGCGGACGGCACGCTCGTCGGCACGGTCACCATCGCCCGTCCGGGGACGCCCTTCGCCGAGCTGTCCCGCGAGGGCGAACTGGAGTTCCGCATGCTCGGCGTGCTGCCCTCGGCGACCGGACGCGGCATCGGCGAGGCCCTGACCAGGGCGGTCATCGCGCGGGCGCGGGAACTCGGCGCGGCGCGGGTGGTGCTGTGCAGCCTGGAGACGATGACGCGGGCGCACCGGCTCTACGAGCGGCTCGGTTTCGTGCGGCTGCCCGAGCGGGACTGGGAGCCGCATCCCGGGGTGACCCTGATCGCGTACCGCCTGGAGCTCACCTAA
- a CDS encoding GNAT family N-acetyltransferase has translation MIIREARREDVAAIVGMLADDQIGSTRDSADDLTPYLVAFEQIDADPAHLLIVADDGGEAVGTLQLSIIPGLARKGALRGQIEAVRVRTSHRGSGLGDELMRWAIDESRRRGCALVQLTSDVKREDAHRFYERLGFEATHTGFKLKF, from the coding sequence ATGATCATCCGTGAAGCGCGCCGGGAAGACGTCGCGGCGATCGTCGGGATGCTCGCCGACGACCAGATCGGCAGCACCCGTGACTCCGCCGACGACCTCACGCCGTACCTCGTGGCCTTCGAGCAGATCGACGCCGATCCGGCGCACCTGCTGATCGTCGCCGACGACGGCGGGGAGGCAGTCGGCACACTCCAGCTGTCGATCATTCCCGGCCTGGCGAGGAAAGGCGCGCTGCGCGGGCAGATCGAGGCCGTCCGGGTGCGGACGAGCCATCGCGGCTCCGGCCTCGGCGACGAGCTGATGCGGTGGGCGATCGACGAATCACGGCGGCGGGGCTGCGCCCTCGTGCAGCTGACGTCGGACGTGAAACGCGAGGACGCGCACCGGTTCTACGAGCGCCTCGGTTTCGAGGCCACGCACACCGGCTTCAAGCTGAAGTTCTGA
- the gatB gene encoding Asp-tRNA(Asn)/Glu-tRNA(Gln) amidotransferase subunit GatB produces MTAVVELMDYADVIERFDPVLGLEVHVELNTNTKMFCGCANEFGGEPNTKVCPTCLGLPGSLPVVNGKAVEGAIRIGLALNCEIAEWCRFARKNYFYPDMPKNFQTSQYDEPIAFNGYLDVTLDDGEVVRVEIERAHMEEDTGKSLHVGGRTGRIHGAEHSLLDYNRAGVPLIEIVTKTIEHTGGRAPEVARAYVSALRDLLRALDVSDVRMDQGSLRCDANVSLMAKDATEFGTRTETKNVNSLRSVERAVRYEMTRQAAILAEGGSIKQETRHFQEADGTTSPGRTKETAEDYRYFPEPDLVPIAPSREWVEELRKTLPEMPSERRKRIQREWNLTDEALRDLLNVGAVDLVAATVEAGATPDEARSWWVNTLAQEANSREIELAELAITPAQLAEVIALVNAGELTNKLAKEVVQGVLAGEGSPSEVVEKRGLKVVSDDSALIAAVDEALAAQPDVAEKIRGGKVAAAGAIVGAVMKATKGQADAKRVRELIVERVGA; encoded by the coding sequence GTGACCGCCGTGGTGGAACTCATGGACTACGCCGACGTCATCGAGCGGTTCGACCCGGTGCTGGGCCTCGAGGTGCACGTCGAGCTGAACACGAACACCAAGATGTTCTGCGGCTGCGCCAACGAGTTCGGCGGCGAGCCGAACACCAAGGTGTGCCCGACCTGTCTCGGCCTGCCCGGTTCGCTGCCGGTCGTGAACGGCAAGGCGGTCGAGGGCGCGATCCGCATCGGCCTGGCGCTCAACTGCGAGATCGCCGAATGGTGCCGGTTCGCCCGGAAGAACTACTTCTACCCGGACATGCCGAAGAACTTCCAGACCTCGCAGTACGACGAGCCGATCGCCTTCAACGGCTACCTCGACGTGACGCTGGACGACGGCGAGGTCGTGCGCGTGGAGATCGAGCGCGCGCACATGGAGGAGGACACCGGCAAGTCGCTCCATGTGGGCGGCCGGACGGGTCGTATTCATGGCGCCGAGCACTCGCTGCTCGACTACAACCGCGCCGGCGTGCCGCTGATCGAGATCGTCACCAAGACGATCGAGCACACCGGCGGCCGTGCCCCCGAGGTCGCCCGCGCGTACGTGAGCGCCCTGCGGGATCTGCTGCGCGCGCTGGACGTCTCCGACGTCCGCATGGACCAGGGTTCCCTGCGCTGCGACGCGAACGTCTCGCTGATGGCCAAGGACGCGACCGAGTTCGGCACGCGCACCGAGACCAAGAACGTCAACTCGCTGCGCAGCGTCGAGCGCGCCGTGCGCTACGAGATGACGCGCCAGGCGGCGATCCTCGCCGAGGGCGGGTCGATCAAGCAGGAGACGCGGCACTTCCAGGAGGCCGACGGCACCACGTCGCCGGGCCGCACCAAGGAGACCGCCGAGGACTACCGGTACTTCCCGGAGCCCGACCTGGTCCCGATCGCGCCGTCGCGCGAATGGGTCGAGGAGCTGCGCAAGACGCTGCCGGAGATGCCGTCGGAACGCCGCAAGCGCATCCAGCGCGAGTGGAACCTGACCGACGAGGCACTGCGCGACCTGCTCAACGTCGGCGCGGTCGACCTGGTCGCCGCCACCGTCGAGGCGGGCGCGACCCCGGACGAGGCCCGCAGCTGGTGGGTCAACACGCTGGCGCAGGAAGCCAACTCCCGCGAGATCGAACTGGCGGAGCTGGCGATCACCCCGGCGCAGCTGGCCGAGGTCATCGCGCTGGTGAACGCCGGTGAGCTGACCAACAAGCTGGCCAAGGAGGTCGTGCAGGGCGTGCTCGCCGGCGAGGGTTCGCCGTCCGAGGTCGTCGAGAAGCGTGGCCTGAAGGTCGTCTCCGACGACTCCGCGCTCATCGCGGCGGTCGACGAGGCGCTGGCCGCGCAGCCCGATGTCGCCGAGAAGATCCGCGGTGGCAAGGTGGCCGCGGCCGGGGCGATCGTCGGCGCGGTCATGAAGGCCACCAAGGGCCAGGCCGACGCCAAGCGCGTGCGCGAACTGATCGTCGAGCGAGTCGGTGCCTGA
- a CDS encoding MBL fold metallo-hydrolase, whose translation MEPLPENGERDWAEPGVYTVSPGVHRIPLPLPHDALRAVNVYVVTDGTRLVLVDSGWALESARERLSRGLKALGADLGDIDEFLITHVHRDHYTLAVELRREFGGRLGLGKREEPSLVRSGDPDRFPMEAQVSLLERCGAGPVVEELAKAFGGVRHTEAHLWEQPDEWLVPGKRPVVPGREFDIVHTPGHTDGHVVFVDDAAGLVFSGDHVLPHITPSIGFQPVPAELPLHDYLDSLRLVREMPDRRMLPAHGPVTGSVHARVDELLEHHRDRLEVMGAEITADVTTAYEVALRLGWTRKQRKLPDMDPFNQMLAVLETGSHLDLLVAQGKLTAAETDGVRHYAS comes from the coding sequence ATGGAGCCGTTGCCCGAGAACGGCGAACGGGACTGGGCCGAGCCAGGTGTCTACACGGTTTCGCCCGGGGTCCACCGCATCCCGCTGCCCCTGCCGCACGACGCGTTGCGCGCGGTCAATGTCTACGTCGTCACCGACGGAACCCGCCTGGTCCTCGTGGATTCCGGCTGGGCGCTGGAGTCGGCGCGCGAACGGCTTTCGCGCGGGCTGAAGGCGCTCGGCGCCGATCTCGGCGACATCGACGAATTCCTGATCACCCACGTGCATCGCGATCACTACACCCTCGCCGTGGAACTGCGCCGCGAATTCGGCGGCAGGCTCGGGCTCGGGAAGCGGGAGGAGCCGTCACTGGTCCGCTCCGGCGACCCGGACCGGTTCCCGATGGAGGCGCAGGTCAGCCTGCTCGAACGGTGCGGCGCGGGGCCGGTCGTCGAGGAACTCGCCAAGGCCTTCGGCGGTGTCCGGCACACCGAAGCGCATCTGTGGGAACAGCCCGACGAATGGCTCGTTCCCGGCAAACGCCCGGTCGTGCCCGGCCGGGAGTTCGACATCGTGCACACGCCCGGCCACACGGACGGGCACGTCGTGTTCGTCGACGACGCGGCCGGGCTGGTGTTCTCCGGCGACCATGTGCTGCCTCACATCACGCCGTCCATCGGCTTCCAGCCGGTGCCGGCCGAACTGCCCCTGCACGACTATCTCGACTCCCTGCGCCTGGTCCGCGAGATGCCGGACCGGCGCATGCTCCCCGCGCACGGGCCGGTCACCGGCAGCGTCCACGCCCGCGTCGACGAACTGCTGGAACACCACCGGGACCGGCTCGAGGTCATGGGCGCCGAGATCACCGCGGACGTCACGACCGCGTACGAGGTCGCGCTGCGGCTGGGCTGGACGCGCAAGCAGCGCAAGCTTCCCGACATGGACCCGTTCAACCAGATGCTCGCCGTGCTCGAGACCGGCTCGCATCTGGATCTGCTGGTGGCCCAAGGGAAACTCACCGCGGCCGAGACCGACGGGGTGCGACACTACGCCTCATGA
- a CDS encoding methionine synthase, translating into MNERPWPLGAATAIGSLPGTDPVEAASIVFGELPEFPCMPELPARGVGADMIGRTAALLVDLAVEVVPSGYRVAARPGHDHRRAVDLMNWDLDAVQEAREKAGAAPPAFKIQVAGPWTLAANIELPRGHRILTDKGALRDFAASLLDGLAEHVAELKSRIGAPVVIQFDEPSLPEVLAGDLPTASGYGTVPAVPAAEARELLSTVISGAERVTGQPVAVHCCAEKPPISLLRAAGAQAVAFDFTLLRGASPAQLDEIGETLDSGTTLMLGLVPTTDPGVPVELRDVVTPVFNLVDRLGFRREILAERVVPTPACGLAGATPDWMRRALTLSREAGKAFTEPPEGW; encoded by the coding sequence GTGAACGAACGACCTTGGCCCCTTGGCGCGGCCACCGCGATCGGTTCCCTGCCCGGTACCGATCCGGTCGAGGCCGCTTCGATCGTGTTCGGCGAACTGCCCGAATTCCCCTGTATGCCCGAACTTCCCGCCCGCGGCGTCGGGGCCGACATGATCGGCCGGACGGCGGCGCTGCTGGTCGACCTCGCGGTCGAGGTCGTGCCGAGCGGTTATCGGGTCGCCGCCCGTCCCGGGCACGACCACCGCCGGGCCGTCGACCTGATGAACTGGGACCTCGACGCCGTTCAGGAGGCGCGGGAAAAGGCAGGCGCCGCGCCGCCCGCCTTCAAGATCCAGGTCGCCGGGCCGTGGACGCTCGCCGCGAACATCGAGCTTCCGCGCGGGCACCGGATCCTCACCGACAAGGGCGCGCTGCGCGATTTCGCCGCGTCGCTGCTCGACGGGCTGGCCGAGCACGTCGCGGAACTGAAGTCGCGGATCGGCGCGCCGGTGGTGATCCAGTTCGACGAACCGTCGCTGCCCGAGGTCCTCGCCGGTGATCTCCCGACGGCGTCCGGCTACGGCACGGTTCCCGCCGTGCCCGCGGCGGAGGCGCGCGAACTGCTGTCGACGGTGATCTCCGGGGCGGAGCGTGTCACCGGTCAGCCGGTCGCGGTGCACTGCTGCGCCGAAAAGCCGCCGATCTCGTTGCTGCGCGCGGCGGGGGCGCAGGCGGTCGCCTTCGATTTCACCTTGCTGAGGGGCGCTTCGCCCGCGCAGCTCGACGAGATCGGCGAGACGCTGGACTCCGGGACGACGCTGATGCTCGGACTCGTCCCCACGACCGATCCCGGTGTCCCGGTGGAGCTGCGCGACGTGGTCACGCCCGTGTTCAACCTCGTCGACCGGCTGGGTTTCCGCCGCGAGATCCTCGCCGAACGGGTCGTGCCGACCCCGGCGTGCGGTCTGGCGGGCGCCACCCCCGACTGGATGCGCCGCGCGCTCACACTCAGCCGGGAGGCGGGCAAGGCTTTCACCGAACCGCCTGAAGGCTGGTGA
- the gatC gene encoding Asp-tRNA(Asn)/Glu-tRNA(Gln) amidotransferase subunit GatC yields MPNISRDEVAHLAKLARLAVTEEELDVFAGQLDQILDSVAKVSEVAGEDVPPTSHAVPLTNVFREDTVRPGLTQQQALAGAPASEEGRFRVPRILGEEQ; encoded by the coding sequence GTGCCCAACATTTCCCGCGACGAGGTCGCACACCTCGCCAAGCTGGCCAGGCTTGCCGTCACCGAAGAGGAGCTGGACGTCTTCGCGGGCCAGCTCGACCAGATCCTGGACTCGGTGGCCAAGGTGAGCGAGGTCGCAGGCGAGGATGTCCCGCCCACGTCGCACGCCGTGCCGCTGACCAACGTGTTCCGTGAGGACACGGTCCGACCGGGGCTGACCCAGCAGCAGGCGCTGGCCGGTGCGCCTGCCAGCGAAGAGGGTCGTTTCCGGGTGCCGCGGATTCTGGGAGAAGAACAGTGA